From the Armatimonas rosea genome, the window CCGCTTGTCACCGGGGGGAGCATCGTCCTCAATAAGAAGTTCTCCGCCAGCCGCTTTTGGAAGACAGTCGCCGACGAAACGTGCACCTGGAGCAGCGTGGTCCCGACCATCCTGGCGTTTCTCTGCGAGACCCACCCCGATGGTGTCCCGATCCCGCCGGACTTCCGCCACTTTATCTGCGGTGCCGGCCCGCTGACCACCGACCTCGCCAAGCGCTTCGACCGGGTCTTTGGGGCGCGCGTCGTGCACGGCTACGGCCTCTCGGAGACGACCTGCTACTCGTGCTTCCTGCCCACCGACCTCGACCAAGAAACCTACGCGCACTGGATGTGGGAGTGCGGGTTTCCGTCGATTGGCATCCCCCTGCCCGAGAACGAGATGGCGGTTCACGACGAGAGCGGCAACGCGCTGCCCGCCGACACGCGCGGGGAGATTGTCGCGCGTGGGGTCAATGTCATGCGCGCCTACTACCGCCGCCCCGAGGCCAACGCCGCCGCCTTCACCCACGGCTGGTTCCGCTCCGGCGACGAGGGCTTCTGGCGTCCTGGCCCCGATAGCCAGCCTTACTTCTTTATCACCGGGCGCCTGAAGGAGCTGATTATCCGGGGCGGGGTCAACTACTCGCCGCTGGAGATCGACGAAGTACTCAACGCGATTCCCGGAGTCAAGGCCGCGATGGCGGTTGGCTTTGAGAACAACTTCTACGGCGAGGAGATCGGTGCCTATGTCCAGCGCGAGCCCGGTGCCGCCCTGGCCGAGGCCGAGATTCTCGCCGCGTGCTTGGAGACCCTTCCCTTCAACAAGGCCCCCAAGGTGGTTGTCTTTGGCGACGACTTCCCGGTCACGAGCACGGGCAAGTACCAGCGCGGCAAGCTCAAGCCGCTCTTCGCCGCCTGGCGCGATGCGGAGTTTCGCAAGTGAAAAATGCTCCCCCCCTAACCCCCGCCCCGCGGGGGGACAAAATGGAAACTCCTTCTCTCCCCCCCGTCGGACGGGGGCAGGGGGGGGAAGGCCTCACCACGGGGGAGGCACCGTTTATCGAGCAGGCGCGGGAGGCGGGGCAGCGGTTTATCCAGCAGCCCTACGAGCTCTACAGTGAGAGTAACCACGAGGCCTGGCGGCGGCTCTATGCGCGCCAGGAGGACTCGTGGGCGCGCTTTGCCAACCGACACTTCCTCCGCGGCCTGGAGTCGCTGCACCTGGATCGGGGACAGGTGCCGGACCTCGATGACGTGAATAAGTTCCTCTCGCCGCGCACGGGGTTTGTGGCGCGGCCGGTCTCGGGGTATGTCCCGGCGTTTGCCTTCTTCGACTGCCTGCGCCAGCGCGCCTTCCCAACCACCATCACGATCCGCGATGCCAACCGCCTCGACTACCTCCCCGAGCCCGATATCTTCCACGACATCGCCGGTCATGTCCCCATGCACACCGATCCCGCCTTCGCCGATGCCCTCGTGCGCTTTGGGGACTGCGCCCACACGGCGGCGGAGCTGGCGGCGGGAATCAAGGACAAAGACCAGCAGGTCCAGCAGCTCTCCAGCATCATCCGCGCGATGGCGCGCTTCTTCTGGTTCACGATTGAGTTTGGGCTCATGCGCGAGGGCGACGCGCTCAAGGTCTACGGCTCGGGGCTGCTCAGCTCTCGTGGCGAGATTGAGCACGCGATTGTCTCGCCGCACGTGCAGCGCTACCCACTCCAGCTCGAATGGGTAATTAACCAGGGGTTTGAGATTGATCACTATCAGCCGTTACTCTTTATTGTTGCTAGTTTTGATCATCTGTTTGAGCTAGTGGACACGCTCGAAAAGTGGATGCGCTTGGGTAAACTAAGTAATGTCGCGCCCGGTGAGCCTGGTGTCTCCGAGGCGGACTTGAGGAGTTTTTTAGATGTCGGTAATTGATGTCCTAGTCCCACAGATGGGCGAAGGCTTGCAGGAAGTGCTCCTGGTTGAGTTTTTCAAGAAGCCCGGCGAGCGGATCACGCGCGACGAGCCGTTCTACTCCATGGAGACAGACAAGGCGACGATGGATGTCGAGTGCCCGCACGAGGGGGTGCTGGTGGAGTGGCTCGCCGCTGAGGGCGATACGCTGGCCATTGGCGCGCCTGTCTGCCGGATGGAGGTGTCGGTTGCCGCCCCAGAGCCCACGGCGGCTCCATCCCAGCCCTCCCTGGCCCCGGCAGAAGTTCCCGAGGAACGAGGCGGGTGGGTTCCCCCCCGCACCCGTGCCTACGCCAAGGAAAAAGGCATCGACGAGAGCGTGCTTGCCACCATCCCCGCCGCGAGCGGGAAGCTGATGCCCGCCGATATCGATGCGTATCTCAAGGCCGCCACGCCGACCGAGACAGCCTACACGGAGCGGCCGGTCTCACCGCAGGACAAGACCTTTATCTACCGGCTGAAGCGCAGCGCGGAGCAGGTGATCCCCGCCACTGCCAAGCGCCAGCTCGACTGGGGACCGGTGCGCGCCTACGCCGACAAGAAAAAAGCAGAGCTCTCTGAGAACCCGCCGTCGGCGTTTAACTGTGTCGCCTACGCCATCGCCAAGGCCACGGCGGAGCACCCGAAGTTCCGCTCTACCCTGCTCCGGGAGGAAGTGATCCGCGAGCACGCCCATGTCAACCTCGGAATCGCGGTCGCGCGTCCGAGCGGGGAGCTGGTAG encodes:
- a CDS encoding class I adenylate-forming enzyme family protein gives rise to the protein MTDENFSPELAPQIQHARSLAAPYTYRFKNLTDVVFARALSDSPFLTYFDDDGTRQTWSYKDLWYKAAFLAEHLEKDTGLRPGDRVATLTGNSPDTVLLYVACWFLGVTVVPINLTEDDERIAYILEHAQCVLAFAPPEQAHRVRGCRVKTAWDASHCHRGVINRTLPADTEALIVYTSGTTGPPKGVVLEHQNLIADAQGIAAWHGFTETDRAMLVLPLHHVNGIVVTLMTPLVTGGSIVLNKKFSASRFWKTVADETCTWSSVVPTILAFLCETHPDGVPIPPDFRHFICGAGPLTTDLAKRFDRVFGARVVHGYGLSETTCYSCFLPTDLDQETYAHWMWECGFPSIGIPLPENEMAVHDESGNALPADTRGEIVARGVNVMRAYYRRPEANAAAFTHGWFRSGDEGFWRPGPDSQPYFFITGRLKELIIRGGVNYSPLEIDEVLNAIPGVKAAMAVGFENNFYGEEIGAYVQREPGAALAEAEILAACLETLPFNKAPKVVVFGDDFPVTSTGKYQRGKLKPLFAAWRDAEFRK
- a CDS encoding phenylalanine 4-monooxygenase, giving the protein METPSLPPVGRGQGGEGLTTGEAPFIEQAREAGQRFIQQPYELYSESNHEAWRRLYARQEDSWARFANRHFLRGLESLHLDRGQVPDLDDVNKFLSPRTGFVARPVSGYVPAFAFFDCLRQRAFPTTITIRDANRLDYLPEPDIFHDIAGHVPMHTDPAFADALVRFGDCAHTAAELAAGIKDKDQQVQQLSSIIRAMARFFWFTIEFGLMREGDALKVYGSGLLSSRGEIEHAIVSPHVQRYPLQLEWVINQGFEIDHYQPLLFIVASFDHLFELVDTLEKWMRLGKLSNVAPGEPGVSEADLRSFLDVGN
- a CDS encoding 2-oxo acid dehydrogenase subunit E2; this encodes MSVIDVLVPQMGEGLQEVLLVEFFKKPGERITRDEPFYSMETDKATMDVECPHEGVLVEWLAAEGDTLAIGAPVCRMEVSVAAPEPTAAPSQPSLAPAEVPEERGGWVPPRTRAYAKEKGIDESVLATIPAASGKLMPADIDAYLKAATPTETAYTERPVSPQDKTFIYRLKRSAEQVIPATAKRQLDWGPVRAYADKKKAELSENPPSAFNCVAYAIAKATAEHPKFRSTLLREEVIREHAHVNLGIAVARPSGELVVAVVSAADSLSFEDFVAASKGNIALARDGRDQATEATQLLLTYMGPYEIIDAVPVLVAPAAAVLFIGSPFEQGGKQVVNIVLTFDHRLVHGVEAAEFLRTIARNVESLE